Within the Novosphingobium sp. SL115 genome, the region CCATGGTGTCGATCTGGTGGGATGCCGGTTTCTGATTGCCGACGGCGCGCGGGCCAAGCGACTGGAAGGCCATGCTCACGGTGCGCAGCTTTTGCCGATGGTGCATGATTGCGGCTATGAGCAGGGCCTTGCCGCATTGCTGGCCAAGGGCGGCGGCATGGATACGTTGCTGCCCGAACTGACCGGCGATGATCTGGCAACGGTGCTGTTCACGTCCGGGTCCACGGGCATGGCCAAAGGTGCCTATTCCGATCATCGCGGTGTGGTGCAGGGCACGATGAACTATGTCGCCCAATCGGTGGCGATGCTGTCGATCCTGACCGCGCGGGGTGAAGGCCCTGCGCCCGATGCGCAGCCGACCACGCTGGTCAACGTGCCGCTGTTCCATGTGACGGGTGAAGTGCCGGTATTCCTGCAATCTTTCGCATTGGGCCGCAAGCTGGTGCTGATGGCCAAGTGGGATGCCGAAGAAGCGATGCGGCTGATCGAGAAGGAAAAGGTCAGCTACTTCGTCGGTGTGCCGCTGATGAGCTTTGAAATTGCCACGCACCCTGACCGTGACAAATACGACCTTTCGACCTGCGTTTCCTTTGCCGCAGGCGGCGCGCCACGTCCGGTGGAGCATGTGGACCGCATCCGTAAGGCGCTGCCCCATGCCTTCCCGCTGCTAGGCTATGGCTTGACCGAGACGAACGGGGTGGGCTGCGGCAATCTGAACGAAAACTATCTGGCCAAGCCCGGCAGCACCGGCACAGCATCGCGCCCGTTGGTGGATCTGGCCATTCTGGATGATGCGGGCAATGCTTTGCCGCAGGGCGAGGTGGGCGAAGTGTCGATCCGGTCCATCGCCAATTTCCTGGGGTATTGGGACAACGAGAAAGCCACGCGCGAAGCGATCATGCCCGACGGGTATTTCCGGTCGGGCGACCTTGGGTATCTGGACCCTGAGGGTTATCTGTTCATCGTCGACCGCAAGAAGGACATCATCATTCGCGGCGGCGAAAACATTTCGTGCATCGAAGTGGAAAGCGCGATCTATGCCCACCCCTGCATTGCCGAAGCGAGCGTGTTCGGCCTGCCGGATGAAAAGCTGGGTGAAGTTCCGGCGGCGGTCTATCTGGCGAAGGAAGGCTGTTCGGCCACTGAGGACGAACTGCGCGAATTTCTGAAGGAGCATATCGCGCCGTTCAAGATTCCGGTGCGGTTCTGGGAAGTGGATGAGGCCTTGCCGCGTCTTGGCACGGAAAAGGTGGACAAGCGGTCCTTGCGCGAACGCTATACCCGCGAATGGCTGGAGGCGGGGATGGCCTGAAACGCCCTGTTGCCGCCCGTGATTGTTGTTGGTCCTGAGCCAGTTGTTATTGGACGGTAACGCCTGAAAGTCTAAAGGGGAGGCATGATGCTTCCCCGGATTGCCAACCAGCGTGCCATCGTTGACCGCCGCGCACTTGCCGATGCGGTTGCCGCCGCCTTTGCCGAGCAGGGCGAGAAGTCGCGCCCTGCGGTGGTGGAACTGCTACGCGATGCGTTGAAGGCAGGCCGGGCGGAGCTCGCGCGGCGGCTGGAGGCCAAGCCTTCTGCAGGCGCCGAATGCGCGCAGGGGCAGGCGTTTCTGGTCGACCAGCTGGTGCGGGTGATCCACGATCATATCGTGGCCCGCGTCTATCGCGCCAGTAACCGGTCCACCGGAGAGCGGATCGCCGTGCTGGCGGTGGGTGGATATGGCCGGGGTGAAATGGCCCCGCATTCTGACGTGGACATTGCTTTCGTCACCCCGATCAAGCCGACGTCGTGGTGCGAGCAGGTGATTGAGGCCATGCTCTATTTCCTGTGGGATCTGGGGCTGAAAGTGGGCCATTCCAGCCGTTCGCTGGACGAAGTGGTGCGCATGGCGAAAAGCGACCTGACCATCCGCACGGCGTTGCTGGAAGGCCGCTATGTGTGGGGTGACCGCGACCTGTTTGACGAGGCTTCGCGCAGGTTCTGGGCCGAAGTGGTGGACGGCACCGAAAAGCAGTTCGTGGCCGAGAAGCTGCAGGAGCGGAACGACCGGCACAAGCGGCTGGGCGACAGTCGCTATGTGGTCGAACCCAACGTGAAAGAGGGCAAGGGCGGGTTGCGTGACCTGCACACGCTGTACTGGATCGGCAAATATATCCACAAGGTGCGCGATGCGTCCGAGCTGGTAGATGTGGGCCTGCTGACGGCGGAGGAATATCGCGCATTCCGTCGGGCCGAGAACTTTTTCTGGGCGGTGCGCTGCCACCTGCATACCATCACCAACCGCACCGAAGACCGGCTGACGTTTGACCTGCAGCGCGAAGTGGCGACGCGGATGAACTTTGCCGACCGTCCCGGCAAAAGCGCGGTCGAACGGTTCATGCAGTACTTCTTCCTTCAGGCCAAGGAAGTGGGATCGCTGACAGGGGTGTTTCTGGCGCAGTTGGACGGCCAGTTCGCGCGGCAGAAGCGGGGCTTTTTTGCGTCGCTGCGCAGCCGCAAGAAGAAGGTAGGCGCTTTCGTGATCGAGGGCGGGAAGCTGGGCGTTCCCACCGACGACATCTTTCAGAAAGACCCGGCGCGGCTGCTGGAGCTGTTTGTGGTGGCCGACCGTGAAAAGGTGGAAATCCACCCCGAAGCGATGCGCATCGCGCGGCGCGATTCAGGGCTGATCGACGCGGGCGTGCGCAAGGATGCGCGCGCCAACGCGCTGTTCCTTGATCTGCTGACCAGTCGCAACGATCCCGAAACGGTGCTGCGCTGGATGAACGAGGCGGGTATATTTGGCCGGTTCGTGCCCGATTTTGGCCGGGTGGTGGCGCAGATGCAGTTCGATATGTACCACCACTATACTGTGGATGAGCATACGATCCGTGCGATCGGCCTGCTTGGCAGCATCGAAAAGGGCGAGGTCAAGGCCGACCATCCGCTGGCCAGTGAAGTGGTGGGCAAGGTGGCTTCGCGTCGGGTGCTGTATGTGGCGACGCTGCTGCACGACATTGCCAAGGGGCGGCGCGGTGACCATTCCGTGCTGGGCGCTGAAGTTGCGATGAAGCTGTGCCCGCGGCTGGGCCTTTCGGCGGCAGAGACGGAACTGGTGGCGTGGCTGGTGCGATGGCACCTGTTGATGAGCGCCACCGCGTTCAAGCGCGATCTGGCCGATTACAAGACCATCGCCGATTTCGTGAACACCGTGCAAAGCGTGGAACGTCTGCGCCTGCTGCTGATCCTGACCATCGTGGACATTCGCGCGGTGGGGCCGGGGGTGTGGAATTCGTGGAAGCGGCAGTTGCTGGGCGATCTGTATGTATCGGCCGAGGAAATGCTGCGGCTGGGCCACAAGCAACATGGCCGGGCAGAGCGCATTGCCGCAAAGAAAAAGGCCGTGGCGGCGATCCTGAAGGAGCGCGATGCGCTGATCGGCACGGTCGGGCGGCAGCTTTCGGATGCCTACTGGATTGCCGAGCCGGAAGACATCATCGTGCTGAACCTGCAGCAGATGGACCGCGCACTGGGCGAGCCGCTTTCGGTGGAAGCGCACTGGTATCCGGCGCGCGGGGCGACGCTGGTGACAGTGCTGGCGGCAGACCATCCGGGGTTGTTCTATCGCATTGCCGGCGGCATCCATCTGGCGGGCGGCAACATCATTGATGCGCGCATCCACACCGCGCGCAACGGAACGGCGGTCGACAACTTCCTGGTGCAGGATCCGCTGGGTCGTCCGTTGAACGAGGCGACGCAAATCGAGCGGTTGAAGAACGCGATTGCCGATGCACTGGCCAACCGGGTGAAGCTGGTGCCGCAACTGGCGGCGCGGCCACTGGCTCGCCCGCGGGCAGATGCGTTTGATGTGCGCCCGATCGTGATCTTTGACAACAAGGCGTCGAACCGGTTCACCGTGATCGAAGTGGGCGCGCGAGATCGGCCCGCCTTGCTCAATCGTCTGGCACGGGCCTTGTTCGAGGCACGGCTGATCGTCCATTCGGCGCATATCGCGACATATGGCGAACGCGCGGTCGATACGTTCTATGTGACTGACGTGCTGGGCGAAAAGATCGACAGCGACAGCCGGATGAAGACGGTGGAGAAAAAGCTGCTGGATGCGGCAGAAGATCGCAAGGTCAAGGTGGCGGCGTGATCGGTCGTGCGGATGGGACTGGCAACCGAGGCTGCCTGACCCTATCTTTGGCAGCATGAGCGAAGCGGAATATCTGGGCGGTCGATTGTTGTTGGCGATGCCGGGCATGGGCGATGCGCGGTTCGACCATGCCGTGATCGCGATGTGCGTGCATGATGAAAATGGCGCGTTGGGCATCGGCATTGGCAAAGTGCGCGATGGGCTGACGCTGCATGGCCTTTTGGAGGACGTGGGCATCGACCCTGGCGTGGCGCCCGATATGCCGGTGCTGGAAGGTGGGCCGGTGGAAACGGCGCGAGGTTTTGTCCTGCATTCCGACGACTGGGGCGGAGAGGAAAGCGTGACGGTGAACCCATTGTGCCGCCTGTCCGCATCGCTGGATATCCTGCGCGCGATTGCGCAAGGGCGCGGGCCAAGCCGGTTTCTGGTTGCGCTCGGGTATGCCGGATGGGGCGCAGGGCAGCTTGAAGGCGAGATGCGCCACCACGGCTGGCATGCTGCGCGCGGGTGTTCCGACATTCTGTTCGGCACGCCAACAGGGCGGCGCTGGATTCAGGCGTGGAAGCGCGAGGGGATCGACCCCTCGCACCTTGCTGCCCAGACGGGCAGCGCCTGATCTGCCGGTTCAGGCCTCGCTGGCTTCGCTGTTGAGCTGGACGTAATTGGCAAGGCCCATGCGTTCGATCATGTCGAACTGCTTTTCGATTACGTCGACGTGCTCTTCCTCGCTTTCGAGGATTTTCTGGAACAGGTCGCGGCTGACGTAATCGCGCACTTCTTCGCAATAGGCGATGGCATCGCGCAGCAGGGGCAGCGCGTCCATTTCAAGCGCGAGATCGGCTTTCAGGATTTCTTCGACCGATTCGCCCACGCGCAACCGGCCCAGTGCCTGAAAGTTGGGCAGGCCATCGAGAAATAGGATGCGATCCGCCAACAGGTCGGCGTGCTTCATCTCGTCGATCGATTCGTGGCGTTCGTATTCGGCCAGTTTCTTGATGCCCCAGTTGGCGAGCAGGCGATAATGCAGCCAGTACTGGTTGATCGCGGTCAGCTCGTTCAGGAGCGCCTTGTTCAGAAACTCGATGACTTTGGCGTCACCCTTCATCGCGTGATCCTTCAAACTTGAATTTTACGGGAAATTTGAAAGGATTCTACGCGGGTTACTCGCGAAGGCAAAGCGCGAACGACTCGCATGCGGGAGCGAAAAATTCTGGATTTTGCGCGAAAATGCGACGCTTTTTCAGCTCGCATCGATCAGGCGAAAGCGCAGGCCCGTTCGTCGGAAATCACATCATCGGCATCTTCGAGGCACTGGCGGCACTGGGGTTTGTAGCCAAGGCGGCCATAGATGTCTTCTGCCTGTCCGGCATGGCAACGCGCTGCAGAACGAATGTCCTTTTCACGAATGGCGTTGCAGATGCAGATGAACATGACAGGCTCTCCGGCTCGGCTGATATTGCCAATGGTTCGCATTAATAATGCGATAAAATCGCAATAGCAAGAGGGCGCGTGCCTGCATTGACGTTCTTGCATCATGGTTGCGCACGCGCAGCAGACCTATTACATGAAGAATCACATCGAGAGTTGGGGTGACGCCTCAACGCCAACCTGCCTTCCGGGCAAGGTGGCACCTGAACCGGCCAGCCAGCATTCTGGACATCCGGGAATGGGATGTGGCCGATCCGGCAACCAAACGGACTCAGTCGCAGGCGTCTTCCTCGTTCAGATTTGAAGAGAAAGACCGTCCAGTGCCGATCAGGATTGCCGACAACCTCCCCGCCCGCCGCACACTTGAGGCCGAAGGCGTGATCGTGATGGGCGTGACCGAGGCGGCCCGGCAGGACATTCGCCCGCTGCGGATCGCCCTGCTAAACCTGATGCCGGACAAGATCACCACCGAAACGCAGATTACGCGCCTGCTGGGGGCAACGCCGTTGCAGGTGGAACTGGAACTGCTGCGTATTTCCGATCACGTCAGCAAGAATACCTCTGCCGGTCACATCACCGAGTTCTATCGGCCATGGGAAGATGTGCAAGCCGAGAAGTTCGACGGTCTGATCGTGACCGGGGCACCGGTGGAAACGATCCCTTTCGAGGAAGTGACATACTGGGACGAGTTGCGGCGCATCTTTGACTGGTCGCAAAACCACGTTCACCGTACGCTTTCAGTGTGTTGGGGTGCGATGGCGGCGCTGTACCATTTCCATGGGATCGAAAAACATCCACTGCAGAACAAGGCATCGGGGGTGTTCCGCCACATCAACCATGCCCCGGCCAATCCGTGGATGCGCGGGTTGCCCGACGTGTTCGACGTGCCTGTTTCACGCTGGAGCGAGGTGCGCCGTGAAGACCTGCCCGAAGGGCGGGGGCTTTCGGTTCTGGCCGACAGCCCGGAAACCGGCCTGTGCCTGATCGACGATCCAGCGCAGCGCACGCTGCACATGTTCAACCATCTGGAATACGATACGCTGACGCTGGCTGGTGAATATGCGCGTGATGAAGCAGGCTATTTGCCGCGTCACTATTTCCCCGGCGATGACCCGCAGGCGATGCCCGCAAATACCTGGCGTGGGCACGGGCATCTGCTGTTCGGCAACTGGATCAACGAGACGTATCAGACGACAGCGTTCGATCTGGCCGACATCGGCAAAGGATAATGGCAGCTCGGAACAAGACTCGCCTTGCCTTTCGGATGTGCTTCGCCTAACGGCCCCAGCTTCAACCGACGCGGATTCGATGATCGGCCTGGCCACAAGGGCTGCCAAGGCAGATCGGACGCATCGTAATCAGGAGACGAAAATGCCCAAGATGAAGACGAAGAGCGGCGTGAAAAAGCGCTTCAAGCTCACCGCCACCGGCAAGGTGAAGCACGGCGTTGCCGGCAAGCGCCACCGCCTTATCAGCCACAACGCCAAGTACATCCGCCAGAACCGCGGCACTGACGTGATCTCCGACGCCGATGCGAAGGTTATCAAGAAGTGGGCGCCCTACGGGCTGAACTGAGGAGCGCTGACTAATGAGCCGTATCAAACGTGGTGTAACCACCAAAGCCAAGCATAAGCGGATTTTGGATCAGGCGAAGGGCTATCGTGGCCGTCGCAAGAACACCATCCGCGTTGCCCGCCAGGCCGTCGAAAAGGCCGGCCAGTATGCCTATCGCGACCGCAAGGTTAAGAAGCGCAGCTTCCGCGCCCTGTGGATCCAGCGCATCAACGCTGCTGTCCGCGCCGAAGGCCTGACCTATTCGCAGTTCATCCACGGCACCAAGCTGGCCGGGATCGAACTGGACCGCAAGACCATGGCTGACCTTGCCATGAACGAAGGCGCGATCTTCACCACGGTGATCGCCCAGGCCAAGGCAGCCCTTCCGGCAGCCTGAACCGTTCGGTTTGCGAAATGAACAAAGGGGCCGGTTCCTGCTGGAGCCAGCCCCTTTTTCGTTGCGATTTGCGCAAGTGCGATGCACAGATATGCCCGACAGGTTTTAGTCAAAACAGATCGGGGCGTACACATCTTGACCGGGGACTGTTCAGTCCGGGTTCGATTCCATCGGCCGCCTGCGCCGTTGAGCCGCTATTTCACCACGTTCTATCTGACCGAAATCACCGTTCCCGATGGCGGGAAAGTGGCCGATCACCTCCATCCCGAATGGGCCAATCTGCGCATCTGCAGCGGCGATCTGCCGGTTTCGGAATTGCCGGGCATGCCAGTCGGCCGTGACATGACGGCGATTGTCACCGGGCCAACCAGTGTTCCGGTGCGCTTTACCGTTGGCTCCACGCGAATCTGGGGGGTGGGCTTTTTGCCGCTGGGCTGGGCGCGATATGTGCGAGCGCCTGCGCGCAGCCACGCCGACAAGTTCTATGATGTGGCGCAAGAGCGTTTTTTGGTGCCGTTCCGCGCGTTGGCGGAGCGCCTGTTCGCCGCGGTGCCTGACGAACAGGCCGAACTGCAACGGATCGTGGCGCACTTCATGGCCGGGCTGGACATGCCGCCCGATGACGACCCTCGCATCGTCGCCTGTCATACAGCCTTGCTGAATGCTGACATTGGCAGCGTGGCTGAAATGGCTGAAGCGTCAGGCGTGCCACAACATACGCTTGAACGGTTATGCGCCCGGAATTTCGGCTTTCCGCCGCGCTTGTTGCTGCGCCGCCAGCGCTTCATGCGCAGTCTGGTGCAGTATATGCTGGACCCATCGTTGCACTGGATCGGCGCGATTGACGGCCACTATCACGATCAGGCCCAGTTCGTGCGCGATTTCCACCGCTTCATGGGGATGAGCCCCAGCGAATATGCAGCCAGTCCCAAGCCTGTGTTGCAGGCGGTGATGCGGGCGCGGCAGGAATTTGTCGGCAGTGCAGTGCAGGCGCTCCATGCGCCGACCGCTTCATAGAGTTTGCGTTCAAGTCGGCACTTTGATTCTTGCGCGTTTCGGGCTAGCGGCAGCGGCCATGGAACAGCTCGATCAACAGCAGGCCGAAACGCTTTCGGCCATTGCAGAAGCGGCCACGCCCGAAGCGGTGGAAGCGATCCGTGTCTCGGCCCTTGGCAAGCAGGGGTGGGTCAGCGCGCTGCTGAAGTCCCTTGGCGGGATGACGCCGGAACAACGGCAGAGTGAAGGCCCCAAGATTCACGCCGCGCGTGAAGCGGTCACTGCTGCATTGGGCGAACGCAAGACCGCGCTGGAAGGCGCGGTGCTGGAAGCACGGCTGGCGGCTGAAACAATCGATCTTTCGCTGCCTGCGCCCGAAGCGCTGAAGGGTTCGGTCCACCCGGTTTCGCAGGTGATGGACGAGCTGGCCGAAATCTTTGCCGACATGGGTTTTGCCGTGGCAAGCGGGCCTGAGATCGAGGACGACTGGCACAACTTCACCGCGCTGAACATGCCGGAAACCCATCCGGCACGTGCAATGCACGATACCTTCTACTTCCCTGACAAGGATGCAGAAGGCCGCTCGATGCTGCTGCGCACCCATACTTCGCCGGTGCAGATCCGCACGATGCTGGCCGAAGGCGCCCCGCTGCGCATCATCGCGCCGGGCCGGGTCTATCGTTCGGATTCGGATGCCACGCACACGCCGATGTTCCACCAGATCGAAGGTCTGGTCATCGACAAGGGCATTCACCTTGGCCATCTGAAATGGACGCTGGAAACCTTCCTCAAGGCTTTCTTTGAACGCGACGACATCGTTCTGCGCCTGCGCCCCAGCTATTTCCCATTCACCGAACCTTCGGTGGAAGTGGACGTGGGCTATACGCTTATCAATGGTAAGCGCGTGGTCGGCGGCAGCGGCGATGCCGAAAACGGCGGCTGGATGGAAGTTCTGGGCAGCGGCATGGTCAACCGCAAGGTCATCGAATTCGGCGGGCTGGACCCGGATGAATGGCAGGGCTTTGCCTTTGGCACCGGCGTCGACCGGCTGGCCATGCTGAAATACGGCATGGACGACTTGCGCGCCTTCTTTGATGGCGATGCGCGGTGGCTGGGCCACTATGGCTTTGGCGCGCTGGACGTGCCGACCCTTTCTGGCGGTGTGGGAGTACGTTCGTGAAGTTCTCGCTCTCATGGTTGAAGTCGGTCCTCGATACCAAGGCCGATGCGCGCACCATCGCTGAAAAGCTGACCTCGCTGGGTCTGGAAATCGAAGGTGTCGAAGATGCTTCGGCGGCGTTGAAGACGTTTCGCGTGGCCCGCGTGCTGACCGCTGAAAAACACCCGCAAGCGGATAAACTGCAGGTGCTTTCGGTCGATGTCGGCGATGCCGCGCCGCTTCAGGTGGTGTGCGGTGCGCCCAATGCGCGCGCTGGTCTTGTCGGCGTGCTGGGCCTGCCGGGCGCCGTGGTTCCGGCCAATGGCATGACGCTGAAAGTGGCGGCGGTGCGCGGTGTCGAATCCAACGGCATGATGTGTTCGACGCGCGAACTGTGCCTGGGCGATGACCATGACGGTATCATCGAACTGCCCGCAGATGCGCCGGTTGGCACGACTTATGCCGACTATCTGGGATCGGACCCGGTGTTCGACGTGGCGATCACGCCCAACCGCCCTGATTGCATGGGCGTTTACGGCATCGCACGCGATCTGGCCGCAGCAGGCCTTGGCGTGTTGAAGCCGATTGCGGCGGCACCTGTTGCGGGCAGCTTTGCCTGCCCGGTGGACGTGCGCACCGACGATGCGGCAGGTTGCCCTGCGTTTTATGGCCGCGTCATTCGCGGGGTGCAGAATGGTCCCAGCCCCAAGTGGTTGCAGGATTTCCTGAAAAGCGCGGGCCAGCGCCCGATTTCGGCTTTGGTGGATGTCACCAACTTCGTGATGCTGGGCTATGGCCGTCCCGCCCACGCTTATGATCTGGCAAAGCTGTCGGGCGCGGTTGTGGCGCGCAAGGCGCAGGATGGCGAAAAGGTCATTGCGCTGAACGGCAAGGAATATGCGCTTGAGCCGTGGATGACGGTGATTGCCGACGATGCCGGGGTGCATGACATTGCCGGGATCATGGGCGGCGAACATTCAGGCTGTGGTGACGACACCACCGACGTTCTGCTGGAAGTTGCCTATTTCACGCCCGCGCAGATTGCTCGCACTGGGCAGGCGCTGGCGTTGGCATCGGATGCGCGGGGACGGTTTGAACGCGGGGTGGACCCGGCGTTCCTCGACACCGGCATGGATATCCTGACCAGCCTAATCCTTGAGATTTGCGGGGGTGAGCCAAGCGAGGTGATCCGCGCAGGCGAAGCACCGCTGGCACGCAAGACGGTGGCTTATAACACGGCCCTTGCGGGCAATCTGGGCGGGATCGACGTTGCCGATTCCGAACAGAAGCGCATTCTGGCTGCGCTGGGCTTTGACGTGGCGGATGACTGGATGGTCACAGTGCCGACGTGGCGCCCGGATGTGGATGGCGCGCCCGATATTGTCGAAGAAGTGATCCGCGTTCACGGGCTGGAGGCGGTGCCTTCAACCCCGCTGCCGCGTGCCGATGGTGTGGCCAAGCCGACCGCGACGGCTGCACAGATGCTGGAACGCCGGGTGCGCCGCGCTGCGGCTGCGCGCGGACTGCATGAAGCGGTAACGTGGTCGTTCCTGCCCGAAGCGGAAGCCGCGCACTTTGCCGATGGCGAGGCGATCTGGACGCTGGCCAACCCGATTTCCGAAGATCTGAAGGCGATGCGGCCTTCGCTGCTGCCGGGCCTGCTGTCTGCGGCACAGCGCAACCTGCATCGCGGCGCATCTTCGGTACGCGTGTTCGAGATTGGCCGCCGCTATCTGCGCGGAGCCAACGGCGCGAGCGATGAAAAGTTGAGCCTTGGCGTGGTGCTGGCGGGCGACCGTAGCGCGCGCGGCTGGGCCGTGGGCAAGGCGCAGGCGTTCGATGCTTTCGATGCCAAGGCCGAAGCGCTGGCGCTTCTGGCCGAAGCGGGCGCGCCGGTCGATAACCTTCAGGTGATGGGTGAGGCGGGGCCGCAGTTCCACCCCGGCCAGTCGGCCACGTTGCGTCTGGGGCCAAAGCAGGTTCTGGCGCGCTTTGGCATGTTGCACCCGGCAACGGCCAAGGCGTTCGACCTTGATGGGCCAGTGGCCGTGGTCGAGCTGTTCCTTGACCGTATCCCGGCCAAGAAGGGCGCTGGCGCCTTTGCCCGTCCGCACTTCGCGCCGCCCGCCTTGCAGGCGGTGACGCGCGACTTTGCCTTCCTTGTCGATGCAAATGTGCCTGCGGGTGATCTGCTGCGCAGCGTAAAGGGCGCGGACAAGCAGGCCATCGTCGCCGCACGGGTGTTTGACGATTTCCGCGGGGCAGGCGTGCCCGAAGGGCAGAAGAGCCTTGCCATCGAGGTGACGTTGCAGCCGGTCGACAAGTCGTTCGATGAGGCTGCGCTGAAAGCAATTGCCGACAAGGTTGTGGCTGCTGCTGCCAAGCAAGGAGGCACCTTGCGCGGATGACCGACAATCTGGTCACGATCGGTAGCGATGGCCTGACTGCGCGGATCAACCCGCAGGGGGCCGAAGTGTGGTCGCTGACCGATGGTGCTGGCCGCGAATACATGACCGATGCGGACCCGACCTTCTGGTCGGGTCATGCACCGCTGCTCTTCCCGATTGTGGGAACGCTGGCGGGCGATACGCTGCGGCTGGATGGACAGGGCTATACGCTGCCGCGCCATGGTTTTGCCCGGCGCAGCCGGTTTGCGCTGGCTCATCTGACTGACAACGAGGCGCGCTTTCGCCTGACCGATTCGCCCGATACCCGCGCGGTCTATCCGTTCGGTTTCGTGCTGGAGATGACGTTCCGGGTTGAAGGTATGACGCTGTTCACGCAAGCGTGCGTGAACAACCCCAATGCGAGCGACCTGCCT harbors:
- a CDS encoding class I adenylate-forming enzyme family protein, yielding MKTELDLAMDRAFGALTAEGGMFHTVPIRRFDRDLPMIAAAPPHLPAYFAYFAATQGEKTFIVDGDTRLSFADIYKAARHVAGGLVEGHGLQKGERVGIAARNSANWVIAYMAVLMAGGCVTLLNGWWQGEELAHGVDLVGCRFLIADGARAKRLEGHAHGAQLLPMVHDCGYEQGLAALLAKGGGMDTLLPELTGDDLATVLFTSGSTGMAKGAYSDHRGVVQGTMNYVAQSVAMLSILTARGEGPAPDAQPTTLVNVPLFHVTGEVPVFLQSFALGRKLVLMAKWDAEEAMRLIEKEKVSYFVGVPLMSFEIATHPDRDKYDLSTCVSFAAGGAPRPVEHVDRIRKALPHAFPLLGYGLTETNGVGCGNLNENYLAKPGSTGTASRPLVDLAILDDAGNALPQGEVGEVSIRSIANFLGYWDNEKATREAIMPDGYFRSGDLGYLDPEGYLFIVDRKKDIIIRGGENISCIEVESAIYAHPCIAEASVFGLPDEKLGEVPAAVYLAKEGCSATEDELREFLKEHIAPFKIPVRFWEVDEALPRLGTEKVDKRSLRERYTREWLEAGMA
- a CDS encoding [protein-PII] uridylyltransferase, which produces MMLPRIANQRAIVDRRALADAVAAAFAEQGEKSRPAVVELLRDALKAGRAELARRLEAKPSAGAECAQGQAFLVDQLVRVIHDHIVARVYRASNRSTGERIAVLAVGGYGRGEMAPHSDVDIAFVTPIKPTSWCEQVIEAMLYFLWDLGLKVGHSSRSLDEVVRMAKSDLTIRTALLEGRYVWGDRDLFDEASRRFWAEVVDGTEKQFVAEKLQERNDRHKRLGDSRYVVEPNVKEGKGGLRDLHTLYWIGKYIHKVRDASELVDVGLLTAEEYRAFRRAENFFWAVRCHLHTITNRTEDRLTFDLQREVATRMNFADRPGKSAVERFMQYFFLQAKEVGSLTGVFLAQLDGQFARQKRGFFASLRSRKKKVGAFVIEGGKLGVPTDDIFQKDPARLLELFVVADREKVEIHPEAMRIARRDSGLIDAGVRKDARANALFLDLLTSRNDPETVLRWMNEAGIFGRFVPDFGRVVAQMQFDMYHHYTVDEHTIRAIGLLGSIEKGEVKADHPLASEVVGKVASRRVLYVATLLHDIAKGRRGDHSVLGAEVAMKLCPRLGLSAAETELVAWLVRWHLLMSATAFKRDLADYKTIADFVNTVQSVERLRLLLILTIVDIRAVGPGVWNSWKRQLLGDLYVSAEEMLRLGHKQHGRAERIAAKKKAVAAILKERDALIGTVGRQLSDAYWIAEPEDIIVLNLQQMDRALGEPLSVEAHWYPARGATLVTVLAADHPGLFYRIAGGIHLAGGNIIDARIHTARNGTAVDNFLVQDPLGRPLNEATQIERLKNAIADALANRVKLVPQLAARPLARPRADAFDVRPIVIFDNKASNRFTVIEVGARDRPALLNRLARALFEARLIVHSAHIATYGERAVDTFYVTDVLGEKIDSDSRMKTVEKKLLDAAEDRKVKVAA
- a CDS encoding YqgE/AlgH family protein; amino-acid sequence: MSEAEYLGGRLLLAMPGMGDARFDHAVIAMCVHDENGALGIGIGKVRDGLTLHGLLEDVGIDPGVAPDMPVLEGGPVETARGFVLHSDDWGGEESVTVNPLCRLSASLDILRAIAQGRGPSRFLVALGYAGWGAGQLEGEMRHHGWHAARGCSDILFGTPTGRRWIQAWKREGIDPSHLAAQTGSA
- the bfr gene encoding bacterioferritin, with the protein product MKGDAKVIEFLNKALLNELTAINQYWLHYRLLANWGIKKLAEYERHESIDEMKHADLLADRILFLDGLPNFQALGRLRVGESVEEILKADLALEMDALPLLRDAIAYCEEVRDYVSRDLFQKILESEEEHVDVIEKQFDMIERMGLANYVQLNSEASEA
- a CDS encoding (2Fe-2S)-binding protein; translated protein: MFICICNAIREKDIRSAARCHAGQAEDIYGRLGYKPQCRQCLEDADDVISDERACAFA
- a CDS encoding homoserine O-succinyltransferase; protein product: MPIRIADNLPARRTLEAEGVIVMGVTEAARQDIRPLRIALLNLMPDKITTETQITRLLGATPLQVELELLRISDHVSKNTSAGHITEFYRPWEDVQAEKFDGLIVTGAPVETIPFEEVTYWDELRRIFDWSQNHVHRTLSVCWGAMAALYHFHGIEKHPLQNKASGVFRHINHAPANPWMRGLPDVFDVPVSRWSEVRREDLPEGRGLSVLADSPETGLCLIDDPAQRTLHMFNHLEYDTLTLAGEYARDEAGYLPRHYFPGDDPQAMPANTWRGHGHLLFGNWINETYQTTAFDLADIGKG
- the rpmI gene encoding 50S ribosomal protein L35 — encoded protein: MPKMKTKSGVKKRFKLTATGKVKHGVAGKRHRLISHNAKYIRQNRGTDVISDADAKVIKKWAPYGLN
- the rplT gene encoding 50S ribosomal protein L20, with translation MSRIKRGVTTKAKHKRILDQAKGYRGRRKNTIRVARQAVEKAGQYAYRDRKVKKRSFRALWIQRINAAVRAEGLTYSQFIHGTKLAGIELDRKTMADLAMNEGAIFTTVIAQAKAALPAA
- a CDS encoding helix-turn-helix domain-containing protein; amino-acid sequence: MSRYFTTFYLTEITVPDGGKVADHLHPEWANLRICSGDLPVSELPGMPVGRDMTAIVTGPTSVPVRFTVGSTRIWGVGFLPLGWARYVRAPARSHADKFYDVAQERFLVPFRALAERLFAAVPDEQAELQRIVAHFMAGLDMPPDDDPRIVACHTALLNADIGSVAEMAEASGVPQHTLERLCARNFGFPPRLLLRRQRFMRSLVQYMLDPSLHWIGAIDGHYHDQAQFVRDFHRFMGMSPSEYAASPKPVLQAVMRARQEFVGSAVQALHAPTAS